From Arachis stenosperma cultivar V10309 chromosome 2, arast.V10309.gnm1.PFL2, whole genome shotgun sequence, one genomic window encodes:
- the LOC130963383 gene encoding uncharacterized protein LOC130963383, translating to MASATNVSAQISSIPMLNGSNFKVWKDTVEIVLGCMDLDTLREEKPTSTMENLNEVKIEKWERSNRMSIMIMKRSIPEAFRGSITEDKDTKQFLKDVEKFFTKNEKADAISLLSKLVSMRYKGTRNIREYIIEMSHLASKLKALKLELSEDLLVHFILISLPAHFGQFKVSYNTLKDT from the coding sequence ATGGCTTCAGCTACCAATGTTTCTGCACAAATTAGCAGTATCCCTATGCTGAATGGTTCAAACTTTAAAGTTTGGAAAGATACCGTGGAGATTGTCCTCGGTTGTATGGATCTAGATACTCTTCGAGAGGAGAAACCCACTTCCACTATGGAAAATCTCAATGAGGTTAAAATAGAGAAGTGGGAGAGATCCAATCGAATGAGCATTATGATCATGAAACGCTCAATTCCTGAGGCGTTTCGGGGCTCAATTACTGAGGATAAAGATACTAAACAGTTCCTAAAGGATGTTGAAAAATTCTTTACCAAGAATGAAAAGGCAGATGCAATTAGTCTTTTGAGCAAACTTGTCTCCATGAGGTATAAAGGTACAAGGAACATAAGGGAGTACATTATAGAAATGTCTCATCTTGCTTCAAAATTAAAAGCACTAAAGTTAGAGTTGTCTGAAGATTTACTCGTGCATTTCATTTTGATTTCCCTTCCTGCACATTTTGGGCAATTCAAAGTGAGTTATAACACTCTGAAGGACACTTAG